One genomic segment of Bacteroidales bacterium includes these proteins:
- a CDS encoding sulfur carrier protein ThiS, giving the protein MEIQLNNNKEIIERDQLTLAELIQYKNFTFPMLVTKINGLLVKKVDRDNVMIKAGDDVIVLHLISGG; this is encoded by the coding sequence ATGGAAATTCAGTTAAATAATAACAAAGAAATTATTGAACGTGATCAGCTCACGCTGGCGGAACTTATTCAATATAAAAATTTCACTTTCCCTATGCTGGTGACTAAGATCAATGGTTTATTAGTGAAAAAAGTGGACCGTGATAATGTGATGATCAAGGCTGGGGATGATGTGATAGTTTTGCATCTTATCAGCGGAGGTTAA
- the thiF gene encoding sulfur carrier protein ThiS adenylyltransferase ThiF yields the protein MTMNDQHIRTKLKDKVVGIAGCGGLGSNCAVALARVGVGKLVITDYDKVDVSNLNRQYFFTDQVGKAKVIALKENINRIDPLIKVETHEIQLNEENIPDIFKECDVIVEAFDRAEMKQMIVETVLEKMPDHYLICGSGLAGWGENESIGMTVTGKLYFFGDGSNEVSEDFPPLAPRVGVVANMQANQVLEIILGKM from the coding sequence ATGACCATGAATGACCAACACATCAGAACCAAACTTAAGGACAAGGTCGTCGGGATCGCCGGCTGCGGTGGTCTTGGCTCAAATTGTGCTGTAGCTTTAGCGAGGGTAGGAGTGGGGAAACTGGTAATCACCGATTATGATAAGGTAGATGTTTCGAACCTGAACCGGCAGTATTTTTTTACTGATCAGGTAGGTAAAGCTAAAGTGATTGCCTTGAAAGAGAATATTAACAGGATTGATCCTTTGATTAAGGTCGAAACGCATGAGATTCAGCTTAATGAGGAAAATATTCCTGATATCTTTAAAGAATGTGATGTGATCGTGGAAGCTTTCGACCGGGCTGAAATGAAGCAGATGATTGTCGAAACGGTGCTTGAAAAAATGCCGGATCATTATCTCATTTGCGGGAGCGGGCTGGCCGGATGGGGTGAGAATGAGTCAATTGGAATGACGGTTACTGGAAAGCTGTATTTTTTTGGGGATGGGTCTAATGAAGTATCGGAAGATTTTCCGCCGCTGGCTCCGCGTGTTGGCGTTGTAGCGAACATGCAGGCAAACCAGGTATTAGAGATTATTTTAGGTAAAATGTAA